A portion of the Solanum stenotomum isolate F172 unplaced genomic scaffold, ASM1918654v1 scaffold3258, whole genome shotgun sequence genome contains these proteins:
- the LOC125852141 gene encoding uncharacterized protein LOC125852141: MGERECSLLLVKPLLSLKKTFFYNLFPSKEEEEACKLNNTPYVVTRELIEIRDIYPPPKIDLENPWQIKIKITSYEVEAGALLIPYIETFEYILRYWTLDMAKILVNGCRVCVQVWDVTTDNAPKKYEGEHVYLWMLCNDDYALSCIELFNNNRLGVGDEIGLFWDPRSSNFMFKLLYNQRMRLIHFLLFELVIGISGFLATIIVDSVLALVIVDRNGQIFIRMEMLIVMNGHCSWLLAMGENAKAELIHHSWSKQALS; this comes from the exons ATGGGTGAAAGGGAATGTTCACTTCTCCTTGTAAAACCTTTGCTTAGCCTTAAGAAGACCTTCTTTTACAATTTATTTCcatcaaaagaagaagaagaagcttgCAAACTTAACAATACTCCGTATGTAGTGACTCGAGAGCTAATTGAGATACGGGATATATATCCTCCCCCCAAAATCGATCTGGAAAACCCATGGCAGATCAAGATAAAGATTACCAGTTATGAGGTTGAGGCAGGAGCCCTGTTGATTCCATATATCGAGACGTTTGAGTACATTCTTCGATATTGGACATTGGACATGGCCAAAATTTTGGTGAACGGGTGCAGGGTGTGTGTTCAAGTGTGGGATGTAACAACGGATAATGCTCCTAAGAAGTATGAAGGTGAGCATGTTTACTTATGGATGCTGTGCAACGATGACTATGCTCTTTCGTGCATTGAATTGTTCAACAATAACAGATTGGGCGTTGGTGATGAAATTGGGCTGTTTTGGGATCCTAGatcttcaaattttatgttCAAATTACTTTATAATCAAAGAATGCGGCTGATTCATTT TCTGCTTTTTGAACTTGTGATTGGAATATCTGGATTCTTGGCTACGATAATTGTCGATTCTGTTCTAGCATTAGTCATTGTTGATAGAAATGGACAAATTTTCATCCGAATGGAGATGCTAATCGTAATGAATGGTCATTGCTCGTGGCTCTTAGCAATGGGTGAAAATGCCAAAGCTGAACTTATTCATCATAGCTGGAGCAAACAGGCTCTTTCTTAA